In Halorientalis sp. LT38, a genomic segment contains:
- a CDS encoding Rpp14/Pop5 family protein, translating into MKHLPKHLRPRWRYLAVAIEGWPDAEFERGDFQRHLWYAAQNLLGDAASADVDLTVVRFEFGEGDGWAAVRTRRDEVDRARAAVASVDAVDGHPVGVRVAGVSGTVRACEEKYIRNAPESTKERTVDFADAERTATVRDGRVDVPVDSAFAGATKRDL; encoded by the coding sequence GTGAAGCACCTTCCCAAACACCTCCGGCCGCGGTGGCGGTACCTGGCGGTGGCCATCGAGGGGTGGCCCGACGCGGAGTTCGAGCGCGGGGACTTCCAGCGCCACCTCTGGTACGCCGCCCAGAACCTGCTGGGCGACGCGGCCAGCGCGGACGTGGACCTGACGGTGGTCCGGTTCGAGTTCGGCGAGGGCGACGGCTGGGCGGCGGTCCGGACGCGCCGCGACGAGGTCGACAGGGCCCGGGCCGCGGTGGCGAGCGTCGACGCGGTGGACGGCCATCCAGTTGGGGTGCGAGTGGCGGGCGTGAGCGGGACGGTCCGTGCCTGTGAGGAAAAGTATATACGAAACGCTCCGGAATCGACGAAGGAGAGAACGGTCGACTTCGCGGACGCCGAGCGGACCGCAACGGTGCGGGACGGGCGGGTGGACGTGCCGGTCGATTCGGCGTTCGCGGGCGCGACGAAACGCGATTTGTAA
- a CDS encoding RNase P subunit p30 family protein produces the protein MYEGVHARPDGTSTLARQALTAAEYGFDGVVVRNHGDRPCEDDLEDIAETYGIDVVDGVEVRADEPSRASGYVGNYREEKTVVCVHGGDDAMNRFAVEQPAVDVLAHPMDGGDFNHVLAREAARNGVRVEFSLARVLREEGGTRVRAIQDLRKLREMVETYDVPYVVSADPTSHLHLRAPRDLRAVGEVIGFTGEQIEQGLAEWGRLAERNRELQSDEFVEPGVRLGEYDASDGRDRDETE, from the coding sequence ATGTACGAGGGCGTCCACGCGCGACCGGACGGGACGAGCACGCTCGCGCGCCAGGCGCTGACCGCCGCCGAGTACGGCTTCGACGGCGTCGTCGTCCGCAACCACGGCGACCGACCGTGCGAGGACGACCTCGAGGACATCGCCGAGACCTACGGCATCGACGTCGTCGACGGCGTCGAAGTCCGGGCCGACGAGCCCTCCCGCGCCAGCGGCTACGTCGGCAACTACCGCGAGGAGAAGACCGTCGTCTGCGTCCACGGCGGCGACGACGCCATGAACCGGTTCGCCGTCGAACAGCCGGCGGTCGACGTGCTCGCCCACCCGATGGACGGCGGCGACTTCAACCACGTCCTGGCCAGGGAGGCCGCGCGAAACGGCGTCCGCGTCGAGTTCTCGCTCGCCCGCGTCCTCCGCGAGGAGGGCGGGACGCGGGTCCGTGCGATTCAGGACCTCCGGAAACTCCGCGAGATGGTCGAGACCTACGACGTGCCCTACGTCGTGAGCGCCGATCCGACCAGCCACCTCCACCTGCGCGCCCCGCGGGACCTCCGCGCCGTGGGGGAAGTGATCGGCTTCACGGGCGAACAGATCGAGCAGGGCCTCGCAGAGTGGGGTCGGCTGGCCGAGCGCAACCGGGAACTGCAGTCCGACGAGTTCGTGGAGCCGGGGGTTCGGCTCGGGGAGTACGACGCGAGTGACGGACGAGACCGCGACGAAACCGAGTGA
- a CDS encoding RAD55 family ATPase, which yields MENRLRTGIDVLDRKLNGGIPAGSIVALCADPASQAELFLYELTATRGTLYLSLDRSEEAVTDSIRNSPTETGDPTVRHIPGEAPLDNAGKLVSALPETSNLIIDPVNVLETQEPPSRFRNFMNDLQNHIFNTGSLAVLHCLTGHQIPRLRDSTEHFADVVFQLETGTNGDDVENRLAIPKFRGGRAPSDVIKLDLVEEVSIDTSRDIA from the coding sequence ATGGAGAATCGGCTCCGGACCGGGATCGACGTCCTCGACCGGAAGCTCAACGGGGGGATCCCGGCCGGGAGCATCGTCGCGCTCTGTGCGGACCCGGCGAGCCAGGCCGAACTCTTCCTCTACGAACTCACCGCGACGCGCGGCACGCTCTATCTCTCTCTCGATCGCTCCGAGGAGGCCGTCACCGACAGTATCCGCAACTCGCCCACCGAGACGGGCGACCCCACCGTCCGGCACATCCCGGGGGAAGCGCCGCTCGACAACGCCGGCAAACTCGTCTCCGCGCTGCCCGAGACCTCGAACCTCATCATCGACCCGGTGAACGTTCTCGAGACCCAGGAACCCCCGTCGCGGTTCCGGAACTTCATGAACGACCTCCAGAACCACATCTTCAACACCGGCTCGCTGGCGGTCCTGCACTGCCTGACGGGCCACCAGATCCCGCGACTCCGTGACTCGACGGAGCACTTCGCGGACGTGGTCTTCCAGCTCGAGACCGGGACGAACGGCGACGACGTCGAGAACCGGCTCGCGATCCCCAAGTTCCGCGGCGGCCGCGCGCCCTCCGACGTCATCAAACTCGATCTGGTGGAGGAGGTCTCCATCGACACCTCCCGGGACATCGCCTGA
- a CDS encoding FUN14 domain-containing protein: MVDPTLLQIAGLDPQQIGIEVGGGAVIGGIIGFAAKKIAKIIAVIVGLELALFKFLETKGVLTVDWSAISGAASDGASEAAEAPGWIMSLLSALPVTAGFSGGFLVGFKKG; this comes from the coding sequence ATGGTAGACCCAACGTTGCTGCAGATCGCCGGGCTGGACCCCCAGCAGATCGGCATCGAGGTCGGGGGTGGTGCGGTCATCGGGGGTATCATCGGGTTCGCCGCCAAGAAGATCGCGAAGATCATCGCCGTGATCGTCGGGCTCGAACTGGCGCTGTTCAAGTTCCTCGAGACGAAGGGCGTCCTGACGGTCGACTGGAGCGCGATCTCGGGGGCGGCGAGCGATGGCGCGAGCGAAGCCGCAGAGGCGCCCGGCTGGATCATGAGCCTGCTCTCTGCGCTGCCGGTGACCGCTGGCTTCTCCGGCGGCTTCCTCGTCGGCTTCAAAAAAGGATAA
- the pyrI gene encoding aspartate carbamoyltransferase regulatory subunit: MTDDQQLRVSKITEGTVIDHVTGGQALNVLAILGIDGSGGEEVSIGMNVPSDRLGRKDVVKVEGRELSQDEVDVLSLIAPAATINIVRDYDVVEKHRVERPGEVVGVLRCPNRNCITTKDEPVDSRFAVLEEGVRCAYCDTIIRESIAEHIHVD, encoded by the coding sequence ATGACGGACGACCAGCAACTCCGCGTCAGCAAGATCACCGAGGGCACCGTCATCGACCACGTCACGGGCGGCCAGGCCCTGAACGTCCTGGCGATCCTGGGGATCGACGGCTCCGGCGGCGAAGAGGTCTCCATCGGGATGAACGTCCCCTCGGACCGACTGGGTCGCAAGGACGTCGTGAAGGTCGAGGGCCGCGAGTTGAGCCAGGACGAGGTCGACGTCCTGTCGCTGATCGCGCCCGCGGCGACCATCAACATCGTCCGGGACTACGACGTGGTCGAGAAACACCGCGTCGAGCGCCCGGGTGAGGTCGTCGGCGTCCTCCGCTGTCCAAACCGCAACTGCATCACGACGAAGGACGAACCGGTCGACTCGCGCTTCGCCGTCCTCGAAGAGGGCGTGCGCTGTGCCTACTGCGACACGATCATCCGAGAGTCCATCGCCGAGCACATCCACGTCGACTGA
- a CDS encoding DUF1918 domain-containing protein, protein MSFEEDDTVILHDEHSEHDGEEGTITQVMETMFGDANYTVSFEDGQEPGLSEDQLELVEDDEDEDEE, encoded by the coding sequence ATGAGTTTCGAGGAAGACGACACGGTCATCCTGCACGACGAGCACAGCGAACACGACGGCGAGGAGGGGACCATCACGCAGGTCATGGAGACGATGTTCGGCGACGCGAACTACACCGTCAGCTTCGAGGACGGGCAAGAGCCCGGCCTCTCCGAGGACCAGCTCGAACTCGTCGAGGACGACGAGGACGAGGACGAGGAGTAA
- a CDS encoding MinD/ParA family ATP-binding protein, with protein sequence MLAIAGGKGGCGKTTTTHRLGRALAELGASPLLVDADVEMPDLHSHASVPPDPGLPAVAQGDRPRSVAHTPETRPNLAVLPSAGADPDDLTAAASRLREWPGPVLLDCPAGALRDAARPLRVADRTLLVTTPRPAALGDAIKTAAMAAELDAPAEGAVIVETTPADDADRVPTAAAREALTCPVSARISYTGEGGHPPEAVRSAYRSLARKVRQRNI encoded by the coding sequence ATGCTCGCGATCGCCGGCGGAAAGGGCGGCTGCGGGAAGACGACCACGACCCACCGGCTCGGCCGCGCGCTCGCCGAACTCGGGGCGAGCCCCCTCCTGGTCGACGCCGACGTCGAGATGCCCGACCTCCACAGCCACGCCAGCGTCCCGCCCGATCCCGGCCTCCCCGCCGTGGCCCAGGGAGATCGGCCCCGGAGCGTCGCGCACACCCCCGAAACCCGCCCGAACCTGGCCGTCCTCCCGAGCGCGGGGGCGGACCCCGACGACCTCACGGCGGCCGCGTCCCGGCTACGCGAGTGGCCCGGTCCCGTCCTGCTCGACTGTCCGGCCGGCGCGCTCCGGGACGCCGCGCGACCCCTGCGCGTGGCCGATCGGACGCTGCTCGTCACGACGCCCAGGCCCGCTGCGCTGGGCGATGCGATCAAGACGGCCGCGATGGCCGCCGAACTCGACGCGCCGGCCGAGGGTGCCGTGATCGTCGAGACGACCCCGGCCGACGACGCCGACAGGGTACCGACGGCCGCCGCGCGCGAGGCCCTCACCTGCCCCGTTTCGGCCCGGATTTCCTACACCGGTGAGGGAGGTCACCCGCCCGAAGCAGTTCGTTCGGCCTACAGGTCGCTCGCAAGAAAGGTTCGGCAACGGAATATTTAA
- a CDS encoding NUDIX hydrolase, which yields MTAVDNLWYLADEAEQRAEQAYHRLAQDHDDYVEYERTRTVSRSRFRTVADRIRKNGLPFGAHTLVYRESGELLLVRHEGVDMWVVPGGEVQGDESLREGARRELREEAGVEAAYEGLGILARVNFRSDGHDAWGVLPVFAARAETTELEVSDPDDEISDARWFADLPEDTRDRAELLTWRDRAL from the coding sequence ATGACGGCCGTCGACAACCTCTGGTACCTCGCCGACGAGGCCGAGCAGCGCGCCGAGCAGGCCTACCACCGACTCGCCCAGGACCACGACGACTACGTCGAGTACGAGCGCACCCGTACCGTCTCACGGTCGCGGTTCCGGACCGTCGCCGATCGCATCCGAAAGAACGGCCTCCCCTTCGGGGCACACACCCTCGTATACAGGGAGTCCGGGGAACTCCTGCTGGTCCGTCACGAGGGCGTCGACATGTGGGTCGTCCCGGGCGGCGAAGTACAGGGAGACGAGTCCCTGCGCGAGGGCGCCCGGCGCGAGCTCCGAGAGGAGGCCGGCGTCGAGGCCGCCTACGAGGGGCTGGGCATCCTCGCTCGCGTCAACTTCCGGAGCGACGGCCACGACGCCTGGGGCGTCCTCCCCGTGTTCGCCGCCCGGGCCGAGACCACAGAACTGGAAGTGTCGGACCCGGACGACGAGATCTCAGACGCCCGCTGGTTCGCGGACCTCCCCGAAGACACGCGCGACAGAGCCGAGTTGCTCACCTGGCGCGACCGGGCGCTGTGA
- a CDS encoding ribosome assembly factor SBDS, whose translation MISLDEAVTARLESHGQRFEVLVDPDAALAIKRGEFDGDLEDVIAAEDVFENADRGDRPPEDALEEVFGTTDPLEIIPDVIRDGEIQITAEQRREMQEQKHKQLVQHITRNAVNPQMDDAPHPPDRIESALEEAGFKIDPMEPVENQVDEALDLLRPVIPIRFDEMTVAVQVPPDYAGSAQAQIRQFGDLEREEWQSDGSWVGVIQFPAGMQNEFYDVVNEHTSGEAETRIISDEDDIQTR comes from the coding sequence ATGATATCGCTCGACGAGGCGGTGACGGCCCGGCTCGAATCTCACGGGCAGCGATTCGAGGTGTTGGTCGACCCGGACGCGGCGCTGGCGATCAAACGGGGGGAGTTCGACGGCGATCTCGAGGACGTCATCGCCGCGGAGGACGTCTTCGAGAACGCCGACCGCGGGGATCGCCCGCCGGAGGACGCACTCGAGGAAGTGTTCGGAACGACCGACCCCCTGGAGATCATCCCCGACGTCATCCGCGACGGGGAGATCCAGATCACGGCCGAGCAGCGCCGCGAGATGCAGGAACAGAAGCACAAACAGCTCGTCCAGCACATCACCCGCAACGCGGTCAACCCGCAGATGGACGACGCGCCCCACCCGCCCGACCGCATCGAGAGCGCCCTCGAGGAGGCCGGGTTCAAGATCGATCCGATGGAGCCCGTCGAGAACCAGGTCGACGAGGCGCTGGACCTGCTGCGCCCGGTGATCCCCATCCGGTTCGACGAGATGACCGTCGCGGTTCAGGTCCCCCCGGACTACGCCGGATCGGCGCAGGCGCAGATCCGCCAGTTCGGCGACCTCGAACGCGAGGAGTGGCAGTCCGACGGCTCCTGGGTCGGCGTGATCCAGTTCCCCGCCGGGATGCAAAACGAGTTCTACGACGTGGTCAACGAGCACACGAGCGGCGAGGCCGAGACCCGCATCATCTCCGACGAGGACGACATCCAGACGCGCTAG
- a CDS encoding DUF4350 domain-containing protein — translation MTDLSRLVGVFVAVLALVLVVAAAAPLLASPGGEANPQPQNPDAFQPDRIVPEDVNSSGSVKVDADAEGQVVLIDRAHGNDFDREEIQPLVEALVRNGHEVRFHGGGPGGAGSAGPGSESPLNRSLREADAFVVISPDRPFADPERRGVADFADRGGRLVMLGEPTSSAPTVSSLFGPPMDQSATSQMASLSSRFGMGLGTGYLYNMYENGNNFQNVYATAAGEGPLTEGVDRVLFDRATALSVGGDASVALSAGDRSALSTTRRQGEFPVAATSGDVALIGDTSFLTPSNYRAADNEVLIGNLASFLVSGDKQPKPDPAGPQGPGVGPGPQPPRPPAVEQPPTNETIPMPPGRTPPGTTVTPAAP, via the coding sequence ATGACTGACCTCTCCCGCCTCGTCGGCGTCTTCGTCGCCGTCCTGGCGCTGGTGCTGGTCGTGGCCGCGGCCGCCCCGCTGCTGGCCTCGCCCGGGGGAGAGGCGAACCCGCAGCCCCAGAACCCGGACGCGTTCCAGCCCGATCGGATCGTCCCCGAGGACGTGAACAGCAGCGGGTCGGTCAAAGTCGACGCGGACGCCGAGGGGCAGGTCGTGCTGATCGACCGCGCCCACGGCAACGACTTCGACCGCGAGGAGATCCAGCCGCTCGTGGAAGCGCTCGTCCGGAACGGCCACGAAGTGCGGTTCCACGGCGGCGGTCCGGGCGGCGCCGGGTCTGCCGGTCCCGGGAGCGAGAGCCCGCTCAACCGGTCGCTGCGCGAGGCCGACGCGTTCGTCGTGATCTCGCCCGACCGGCCCTTCGCGGACCCCGAACGCCGCGGCGTAGCCGACTTCGCCGACCGCGGCGGTCGCCTCGTCATGCTCGGCGAACCCACGTCGTCTGCTCCGACCGTCAGCAGCCTGTTCGGGCCCCCGATGGACCAGTCGGCGACGAGCCAGATGGCGTCGCTGTCCTCCCGGTTCGGCATGGGACTGGGCACCGGCTATCTCTACAACATGTACGAGAACGGGAACAACTTCCAGAACGTCTACGCCACGGCGGCCGGCGAGGGCCCGCTCACCGAGGGCGTCGATCGGGTGCTGTTCGACCGAGCAACCGCCCTCAGCGTCGGCGGCGACGCATCGGTGGCGCTCTCGGCCGGCGACCGGAGCGCGCTGTCGACGACGCGACGACAGGGGGAGTTCCCGGTGGCCGCGACCAGCGGGGACGTGGCACTGATCGGTGACACGTCCTTCCTCACGCCGTCGAACTATCGGGCCGCGGACAACGAAGTGCTGATCGGAAACCTGGCCTCGTTCCTGGTCTCCGGCGACAAGCAGCCGAAACCGGACCCGGCAGGCCCGCAGGGCCCGGGCGTCGGCCCCGGTCCGCAACCGCCGCGCCCGCCGGCGGTCGAGCAGCCGCCGACCAACGAGACGATCCCGATGCCGCCGGGACGGACGCCACCGGGGACGACCGTGACCCCCGCCGCCCCGTAG
- a CDS encoding class I SAM-dependent methyltransferase, with protein MKKSLEEHAARFDEKADAYDDEESEEYRACAGLVVEHAAATADDVVLDLGTGTGAIALRIAPDAGRVLGRDISDGMLAQAREKAAERGIENASFGTGRFREPNVDEPVDVVTSNFAMHHLSDAEKREAIDVIAGLEPDRFVLGDVMFFGEPDPEEPFYSPEVDDPATVGVLADALTDAGFSLTAVERVHDQVGVLVAERVPAEAAEPVDATEES; from the coding sequence ATGAAGAAGAGCCTCGAAGAACACGCCGCCCGCTTCGACGAGAAGGCCGACGCGTACGACGACGAGGAGAGCGAGGAGTACCGCGCCTGCGCCGGCCTGGTCGTCGAGCACGCCGCGGCGACGGCCGACGACGTGGTCCTCGATCTGGGCACCGGGACCGGCGCGATCGCGCTCCGGATCGCCCCCGACGCCGGCCGGGTGCTCGGCCGGGACATCAGCGACGGGATGCTGGCGCAGGCCCGCGAGAAAGCCGCGGAGCGCGGGATCGAGAACGCGTCCTTCGGGACGGGTCGGTTCCGCGAACCGAACGTCGACGAACCGGTGGACGTGGTGACCTCGAACTTCGCGATGCATCACCTGAGCGACGCCGAGAAGCGCGAGGCCATCGACGTGATCGCCGGCCTCGAACCCGACCGGTTCGTGCTGGGCGACGTGATGTTCTTCGGGGAACCCGACCCCGAAGAGCCGTTCTACAGCCCCGAGGTGGACGACCCGGCGACCGTCGGCGTGCTGGCGGACGCCCTGACGGACGCGGGCTTCTCCCTGACGGCCGTCGAGCGCGTCCACGACCAGGTGGGCGTGCTGGTGGCCGAGCGGGTCCCAGCGGAGGCGGCCGAGCCCGTCGACGCAACGGAGGAGTCGTGA
- the psmA gene encoding archaeal proteasome endopeptidase complex subunit alpha has product MQGQSQQQAYDRGITIFSPDGRLYQVEYAREAVKRGTASIGIRAADGVVLAVDKRIRSPLMERSSVEKLHKADDHIGIASAGHVADARQLIDFARRNAQINQLRYGEPIGVETLTKEVTDHIQQYTQIGGARPFGVALIVGGINQHGEPRLYETDPSGTPYEWKALAVGADRSEVRDYLEEHYDEGIDLDEAVGLALEALGSVNDGELRPEAVGLATVGVEDRTYRRLTDDEVEDYLLDLEMLATDDDSDADEDDETAADDAAGDADEE; this is encoded by the coding sequence ATGCAGGGACAATCACAACAGCAGGCGTACGACCGCGGTATCACCATCTTCTCCCCCGACGGCCGGCTCTACCAGGTCGAGTACGCGCGGGAGGCCGTCAAGCGGGGGACCGCGTCCATCGGCATCCGCGCCGCCGACGGCGTCGTCCTCGCGGTGGACAAGCGCATCCGGTCGCCGCTGATGGAGCGGTCGAGCGTCGAGAAACTCCACAAGGCCGACGATCACATCGGCATCGCCAGCGCCGGCCACGTGGCCGACGCGCGCCAGTTGATCGACTTCGCGCGCCGCAACGCGCAGATCAACCAGCTGCGCTACGGCGAGCCAATCGGCGTCGAGACGCTGACCAAGGAGGTCACCGATCACATCCAGCAGTACACCCAGATCGGCGGCGCCCGCCCGTTCGGCGTCGCGCTGATCGTCGGCGGGATCAACCAGCACGGCGAACCCCGCCTCTACGAGACCGACCCCTCCGGGACGCCCTACGAGTGGAAGGCCCTCGCCGTCGGGGCCGACCGAAGTGAAGTGCGGGACTACCTGGAGGAGCACTACGACGAAGGGATCGACCTAGACGAGGCCGTCGGGCTCGCGCTGGAGGCGCTTGGCTCGGTCAACGACGGCGAACTCCGGCCCGAGGCCGTCGGGCTGGCGACCGTCGGCGTCGAGGACCGGACCTACCGCCGGCTGACCGACGACGAGGTCGAGGACTACCTCCTCGATCTGGAGATGCTCGCGACGGACGACGACAGTGACGCGGACGAGGACGACGAGACGGCGGCAGACGACGCGGCGGGCGACGCCGACGAGGAGTAG
- the pyrB gene encoding aspartate carbamoyltransferase, with protein sequence MRDDHIISAKHLSRADIESVLDRAAEIAADPGALADRHDGKLLGMLFFEPSTRTKMSFVTAMRRLGGDIVDMGPVDQSSVKKGESLADTVRVVEGYADALVMRHPLEGSAKMASEFVDVPLINAGDGAGQHPTQTLLDLYTIRESAGFDDLTVGIMGDLKYGRTVHSLAHALTNFDAQQHFVSPESLKLPRGVRYDLHEAGASMREHTDLEEVLETLDVLYVTRIQAERFPDEDEYRKVAGEYQIDAETLADAKDDLVVMHPLPRVDEIAADVDETDHARYFQQAHNGVPVRMALLDQILEGSQ encoded by the coding sequence ATGCGGGACGATCACATCATCAGCGCGAAACACCTCTCGCGGGCCGACATCGAGTCGGTGCTGGACCGCGCGGCGGAGATCGCCGCGGACCCGGGCGCGCTGGCCGACCGCCACGACGGGAAGCTGCTGGGGATGCTCTTCTTCGAGCCGAGCACGCGCACGAAGATGAGCTTCGTCACGGCGATGCGACGGCTGGGCGGGGACATCGTCGACATGGGGCCGGTCGACCAGTCGAGCGTCAAGAAAGGCGAGAGCCTCGCCGATACCGTCCGCGTCGTCGAAGGGTACGCCGACGCGCTCGTCATGCGCCACCCGCTCGAAGGGTCGGCGAAGATGGCCAGCGAGTTCGTCGACGTACCGCTGATCAACGCCGGCGACGGGGCCGGCCAGCACCCGACACAGACCCTGCTCGACCTCTACACCATCCGCGAGTCGGCCGGGTTCGACGACCTGACGGTCGGGATCATGGGCGACCTGAAGTACGGTCGGACGGTCCACTCGCTGGCTCACGCGCTGACGAACTTCGACGCCCAGCAGCACTTCGTCAGCCCCGAGAGCCTGAAACTCCCCCGGGGGGTCAGATACGACCTCCACGAGGCCGGCGCGTCGATGCGGGAACACACGGACCTGGAGGAGGTCCTGGAGACGCTCGACGTGCTCTACGTCACCCGGATCCAGGCCGAGCGGTTCCCCGACGAGGACGAGTACCGCAAGGTCGCCGGCGAGTACCAGATCGACGCCGAGACGCTCGCGGACGCGAAGGACGACCTGGTCGTGATGCATCCGCTGCCGCGAGTCGACGAGATCGCGGCCGACGTCGACGAGACCGACCACGCCCGCTACTTCCAGCAGGCCCACAACGGCGTCCCGGTTCGGATGGCGCTGCTCGACCAGATTCTGGAGGGATCGCAATGA
- a CDS encoding RNA-binding protein, whose product MPSVPFHYVDLRAFCYATEDDKRVEQALRTLLPEEVEIERATSEGHHGDRIVVLSARVERADEMRHVLDRLSDLPDAQRLADELADRVDENCSLFLRLDKQAAFGGDVALGEGLTVRAKVEAYPATKEKAVANAREALETFIAED is encoded by the coding sequence GTGCCGTCGGTCCCCTTCCACTACGTCGACCTCCGCGCCTTCTGCTACGCCACCGAGGACGACAAACGGGTCGAGCAGGCGCTCCGGACCCTGTTGCCCGAGGAGGTCGAGATCGAACGCGCCACCTCGGAGGGGCACCACGGCGACCGCATCGTCGTCCTCTCGGCCCGGGTCGAACGGGCCGACGAGATGCGACACGTCCTCGATCGGTTGAGCGATTTGCCGGACGCCCAGCGACTGGCCGACGAACTCGCGGACCGGGTCGACGAGAACTGCTCGCTGTTCCTGCGACTGGACAAGCAGGCCGCCTTCGGCGGCGACGTGGCCCTGGGCGAGGGGCTGACCGTCCGGGCGAAGGTCGAGGCCTACCCGGCCACCAAGGAGAAGGCGGTCGCGAACGCCCGGGAGGCCCTGGAGACGTTCATCGCCGAGGACTGA
- a CDS encoding S49 family peptidase gives MSTDDKAAGTSAWLYAGVAVAAVLIGAVLAPHAMQLTQGIGGGAPDSVAVISVDGPITSSTADQLSADLREARQNESIQAVVLRVDSPGGTVPASESLYLAVNRTTAAGIPVVASVTGTGASGGYMAMLPASDIYVTPGSMVGSVGVIGTQPSSAGGGSQIISGPDKGAGGTQAEFRDRVELLRQEFVGMVYDHRGDRLDLTREQVSYAKVYAGAEATRNGVADEIGGTDAAIQQAADEAGLEDYGVVRMEPPEQPGLGLILGSQNGTGDRTVVVEDSPFDYEGVQTPQYLALYGTPETAETGEVSADD, from the coding sequence ATGTCAACTGATGATAAGGCGGCTGGCACGTCCGCGTGGCTGTACGCGGGCGTCGCGGTCGCCGCCGTCCTGATCGGCGCCGTCCTCGCCCCCCACGCGATGCAGCTCACGCAGGGGATCGGCGGGGGCGCGCCCGACTCGGTCGCGGTGATCTCCGTCGACGGCCCGATCACCAGTTCGACGGCGGACCAGCTGAGCGCGGACCTGCGCGAGGCCCGCCAGAACGAGTCGATACAGGCGGTCGTCCTCCGGGTCGACAGCCCCGGGGGCACCGTCCCCGCGAGCGAGTCGCTCTACCTCGCGGTGAACCGAACCACGGCGGCCGGTATCCCGGTCGTCGCGAGCGTCACCGGCACCGGCGCCTCCGGCGGCTACATGGCGATGCTGCCCGCCAGCGACATCTACGTCACCCCCGGCTCGATGGTCGGGAGCGTCGGCGTGATCGGCACGCAGCCGTCGAGCGCCGGCGGCGGCAGCCAGATCATCTCCGGACCGGACAAGGGCGCCGGCGGCACGCAGGCGGAGTTCCGCGACCGCGTGGAGCTGCTCCGCCAGGAGTTCGTCGGGATGGTCTACGACCACCGCGGCGACCGGCTCGACCTGACGCGCGAGCAGGTCTCCTACGCGAAGGTCTACGCCGGCGCGGAGGCCACCCGCAACGGCGTGGCCGACGAGATCGGGGGCACCGACGCGGCGATCCAGCAGGCGGCCGACGAGGCCGGCCTGGAGGACTACGGCGTCGTCCGGATGGAGCCGCCCGAACAGCCCGGGCTGGGGCTCATCCTGGGCAGCCAGAACGGCACCGGCGACCGGACGGTCGTCGTCGAGGACAGTCCTTTCGACTACGAGGGCGTCCAGACGCCCCAGTACCTGGCGCTGTACGGCACACCGGAGACCGCGGAGACCGGGGAGGTGAGCGCCGATGACTGA